A single region of the Vespula pensylvanica isolate Volc-1 chromosome 8, ASM1446617v1, whole genome shotgun sequence genome encodes:
- the LOC122631219 gene encoding AF4/FMR2 family member lilli-like isoform X1, whose amino-acid sequence MSASAVKSSISGVGTSPTSTTHSMLPMNAMAQKVVPGTESGSMKPLTGTGLSYVTLQPPSQPLSLVQDHRPSVYQTPPYISNNSEKESESDKLIPNGVETIKVETEQNVPAPVKPSEPNRNNNLSPENPTQDEQRETPVEPETIPHALEFSAICPQGQNKVEEKKTTVNNGSKEAEGVPVNASLQTKLSTHKTEDAQVKPEVQKNKPTNQSAKLSGDSPPVQPSNNSSKPETKVTASPKANKRKSRELKDLKGISATPDGASKPKRNRVQTQPYQSPLPEIALLVKSLNKSPATKAADDKLIVFYKNEFLAVRNAEGSFYVCQAMQNIYKSSRRIRIRWLSQDKNNGEIYSPDFYDFIDFDCILTNLNLNKIDKNKFQLTKIELLRTENILKRAIDVEAGVSEKPRVTEEHPDGLDLSLYKDESQLKRRRGHGPYKQKQGQRKKSKRSASSSEDEGSEDESKDEKKSSKTGRSKKGSVNKALAIAKSVAKGSSRAERALNRSTKSGNSTGSESAGGTAAATATATATAAAVPVNSAATPTTPIDSAKNNGADPKKIDAKKTTKQQQQQQQQQQQQQQQQQQQQQQQSNNNTSGVPRTKLRGSAQNTQQGSSTAGRPKRVAASASILSNEEAAPRKKPRGRA is encoded by the exons ATGAGTGCATCTGCTGTAAAGTCATCGATATCTGGAGTAGGGACATCCCCGACTTCGACTACTCACTCCATGCTTCCAATGAATGCTATGGCTCAAAAAGTAGTTCCTGGGACTGAATCAGGATCTATGAAACCTTTAACAGGAACAGGTTTAAGCTATGTTACGTTGCAACCGCCAAGTCAGCCTCTCAGTTTGGTACAGGATCACAGACCATCGGTTTACCAAACACCACCTTATATAAGTAACAATTCTGAAAAGGAGTCAGAATCGGATAAGCTTATACCAAACGGCGTAGAAACTATAAAGGTGGAAACAGAGCAAAATGTACCTGCTCCTGTAAAGCCTAGTGAACCAAATAGAAATAACAACTTGAGTCCTGAAAATCCGACCCAAGACGAACAACGAGAAACTCCAGTAGAACCAGAAACGATCCCTCATGCCTTAGAATTTTCAG cGATATGTCCTCAAGGACAAAACAaagttgaagaaaagaaaactactgTAAATAATGGCTCTAAAGAAGCTGAAGGTGTGCCAGTTAATGCTTCTCTACAAACAAAGTTATCGACGCATAAAACTGAAGATGCTCAAGTAAAACCAGAAGTTCAAAAAAACAAACCAACGAATCAGAGTGCAAAATTGAGTGGAGATAGTCCACCCGTACAACCATCAAATAATTCTTCAAAACCCGAAACGAAAGTTACAGCTTCGCCAAAAGCTAATAAACGAAAATCTAGAGAATTGAAAGATTTGAAAGGAATATCCGCGACTCCAGACGGGGCAAGTAAACCTAAGAGAAATCGCGTCCAAACGCAACCTTATCAAAGTCCTTTGCCAGAAATTGCGTTGCTTGTCAAAAGTTTAAACAAGTCTCCTGCGACGAAAGCTGCGGATGACAAGCTAATAGTATTCTACAA aaatgaaTTCCTGGCTGTGAGAAACGCAGAAGGGAGTTTTTACGTTTGTCAAGCGatgcaaaatatttataaatcgagCAGGCGTATTCGCATACGTTGGTTATcgcaagataaaaataatggtgAAATTTATTCTCCAGATTTTTACGACTTTATAG atttcgATTGTATATTAACGAAcctaaatttgaataaaatcgataaaaataaatttcaattaacgaAGATAGAGTTATTACGtacagaaaatatattaaaacgagCGATCGATGTGGAGGCCGGAGTGTCTGAAAAGCCTAGAGTAACGGAAGAACATCCAGATGGAC TCGATTTGTCTCTTTACAAAGATGAGTCACAattgaagagaagaagaggtcACGGCCCGTACAAGCAGAAACAAGGCcaacgaaaaaaatcgaaacgttCGGCAAGTTCCTCCGAAGACGAAGGATCCGAGGACGAGTCGAAGGATGAAAAGAAGTCGTCGAAAACGGGACGTTCTAAAAAGGGATCGGTAAACAAAGCGTTAGCGATCGCAAAATCGGTTGCAAAAGGATCGAGCAGAGCGGAAAGGGCATTAAATAGAAGCACAAAATCTGGGAACAGTACGGGTAGCGAGTCCGCCGGTGGCACTGCTGCAGccactgctactgctactgctactgcagCAGCAGTACCCGTAAATAGCGCCGCTACGCCGACGACTCCCATTGATTCAGCTAAAAATAATGGTGCAGACCCTAAAAAGATCGATGCGAAGAAAACCacgaagcagcagcagcagcaacaacaacagcaacaacagcagcagcaacaacagcagcagcagcaacaacaacagagCAACAACAACACGAGTGGTGTACCAAGGACGAAGCTTCGTG GGTCAGCTCAAAACACACAGCAAGGCAGTAGTACTGCGGGACGTCCCAAACGCGTAGCTGCTTCAGCGAGTATTCTGTCAAACGAAGAAGCAGCACCACGGAAAAAACCACGTGGGCGAGCGTAA
- the LOC122631219 gene encoding PHD finger protein rhinoceros-like isoform X3 — MSASAVKSSISGVGTSPTSTTHSMLPMNAMAQKVVPGTESGSMKPLTGTGLSYVTLQPPSQPLSLVQDHRPSVYQTPPYISNNSEKESESDKLIPNGVETIKVETEQNVPAPVKPSEPNRNNNLSPENPTQDEQRETPVEPETIPHALEFSAICPQGQNKVEEKKTTVNNGSKEAEGVPVNASLQTKLSTHKTEDAQVKPEVQKNKPTNQSAKLSGDSPPVQPSNNSSKPETKVTASPKANKRKSRELKDLKGISATPDGASKPKRNRVQTQPYQSPLPEIALLVKSLNKSPATKAADDKLIVFYKNEFLAVRNAEGSFYVCQAMQNIYKSSRRIRIRWLSQDKNNGEIYSPDFYDFIDFDCILTNLNLNKIDKNKFQLTKIELLRTENILKRAIDVEAGVSEKPRVTEEHPDGLDLSLYKDESQLKRRRGHGPYKQKQGQRKKSKRSASSSEDEGSEDESKDEKKSSKTGRSKKGSVNKALAIAKSVAKGSSRAERALNRSTKSGNSTGSESAGGTAAATATATATAAAVPVNSAATPTTPIDSAKNNGADPKKIDAKKTTKQQQQQQQQQQQQQQQQQQQQQQQSNNNTSGVPRTKLRG, encoded by the exons ATGAGTGCATCTGCTGTAAAGTCATCGATATCTGGAGTAGGGACATCCCCGACTTCGACTACTCACTCCATGCTTCCAATGAATGCTATGGCTCAAAAAGTAGTTCCTGGGACTGAATCAGGATCTATGAAACCTTTAACAGGAACAGGTTTAAGCTATGTTACGTTGCAACCGCCAAGTCAGCCTCTCAGTTTGGTACAGGATCACAGACCATCGGTTTACCAAACACCACCTTATATAAGTAACAATTCTGAAAAGGAGTCAGAATCGGATAAGCTTATACCAAACGGCGTAGAAACTATAAAGGTGGAAACAGAGCAAAATGTACCTGCTCCTGTAAAGCCTAGTGAACCAAATAGAAATAACAACTTGAGTCCTGAAAATCCGACCCAAGACGAACAACGAGAAACTCCAGTAGAACCAGAAACGATCCCTCATGCCTTAGAATTTTCAG cGATATGTCCTCAAGGACAAAACAaagttgaagaaaagaaaactactgTAAATAATGGCTCTAAAGAAGCTGAAGGTGTGCCAGTTAATGCTTCTCTACAAACAAAGTTATCGACGCATAAAACTGAAGATGCTCAAGTAAAACCAGAAGTTCAAAAAAACAAACCAACGAATCAGAGTGCAAAATTGAGTGGAGATAGTCCACCCGTACAACCATCAAATAATTCTTCAAAACCCGAAACGAAAGTTACAGCTTCGCCAAAAGCTAATAAACGAAAATCTAGAGAATTGAAAGATTTGAAAGGAATATCCGCGACTCCAGACGGGGCAAGTAAACCTAAGAGAAATCGCGTCCAAACGCAACCTTATCAAAGTCCTTTGCCAGAAATTGCGTTGCTTGTCAAAAGTTTAAACAAGTCTCCTGCGACGAAAGCTGCGGATGACAAGCTAATAGTATTCTACAA aaatgaaTTCCTGGCTGTGAGAAACGCAGAAGGGAGTTTTTACGTTTGTCAAGCGatgcaaaatatttataaatcgagCAGGCGTATTCGCATACGTTGGTTATcgcaagataaaaataatggtgAAATTTATTCTCCAGATTTTTACGACTTTATAG atttcgATTGTATATTAACGAAcctaaatttgaataaaatcgataaaaataaatttcaattaacgaAGATAGAGTTATTACGtacagaaaatatattaaaacgagCGATCGATGTGGAGGCCGGAGTGTCTGAAAAGCCTAGAGTAACGGAAGAACATCCAGATGGAC TCGATTTGTCTCTTTACAAAGATGAGTCACAattgaagagaagaagaggtcACGGCCCGTACAAGCAGAAACAAGGCcaacgaaaaaaatcgaaacgttCGGCAAGTTCCTCCGAAGACGAAGGATCCGAGGACGAGTCGAAGGATGAAAAGAAGTCGTCGAAAACGGGACGTTCTAAAAAGGGATCGGTAAACAAAGCGTTAGCGATCGCAAAATCGGTTGCAAAAGGATCGAGCAGAGCGGAAAGGGCATTAAATAGAAGCACAAAATCTGGGAACAGTACGGGTAGCGAGTCCGCCGGTGGCACTGCTGCAGccactgctactgctactgctactgcagCAGCAGTACCCGTAAATAGCGCCGCTACGCCGACGACTCCCATTGATTCAGCTAAAAATAATGGTGCAGACCCTAAAAAGATCGATGCGAAGAAAACCacgaagcagcagcagcagcaacaacaacagcaacaacagcagcagcaacaacagcagcagcagcaacaacaacagagCAACAACAACACGAGTGGTGTACCAAGGACGAAGCTTCGTG GATGA
- the LOC122631219 gene encoding PHD finger protein rhinoceros-like isoform X2, with protein sequence MSASAVKSSISGVGTSPTSTTHSMLPMNAMAQKVVPGTESGSMKPLTGTGLSYVTLQPPSQPLSLVQDHRPSVYQTPPYISNNSEKESESDKLIPNGVETIKVETEQNVPAPVKPSEPNRNNNLSPENPTQDEQRETPVEPETIPHALEFSAICPQGQNKVEEKKTTVNNGSKEAEGVPVNASLQTKLSTHKTEDAQVKPEVQKNKPTNQSAKLSGDSPPVQPSNNSSKPETKVTASPKANKRKSRELKDLKGISATPDGASKPKRNRVQTQPYQSPLPEIALLVKSLNKSPATKAADDKLIVFYKNEFLAVRNAEGSFYVCQAMQNIYKSSRRIRIRWLSQDKNNGEIYSPDFYDFIDFDCILTNLNLNKIDKNKFQLTKIELLRTENILKRAIDVEAGVSEKPRVTEEHPDGLDLSLYKDESQLKRRRGHGPYKQKQGQRKKSKRSASSSEDEGSEDESKDEKKSSKTGRSKKGSVNKALAIAKSVAKGSSRAERALNRSTKSGNSTGSESAGGTAAATATATATAAAVPVNSAATPTTPIDSAKNNGADPKKIDAKKTTKQQQQQQQQQQQQQQQQQQQQQQQSNNNTSGVPRTKLRDIFIAVDKK encoded by the exons ATGAGTGCATCTGCTGTAAAGTCATCGATATCTGGAGTAGGGACATCCCCGACTTCGACTACTCACTCCATGCTTCCAATGAATGCTATGGCTCAAAAAGTAGTTCCTGGGACTGAATCAGGATCTATGAAACCTTTAACAGGAACAGGTTTAAGCTATGTTACGTTGCAACCGCCAAGTCAGCCTCTCAGTTTGGTACAGGATCACAGACCATCGGTTTACCAAACACCACCTTATATAAGTAACAATTCTGAAAAGGAGTCAGAATCGGATAAGCTTATACCAAACGGCGTAGAAACTATAAAGGTGGAAACAGAGCAAAATGTACCTGCTCCTGTAAAGCCTAGTGAACCAAATAGAAATAACAACTTGAGTCCTGAAAATCCGACCCAAGACGAACAACGAGAAACTCCAGTAGAACCAGAAACGATCCCTCATGCCTTAGAATTTTCAG cGATATGTCCTCAAGGACAAAACAaagttgaagaaaagaaaactactgTAAATAATGGCTCTAAAGAAGCTGAAGGTGTGCCAGTTAATGCTTCTCTACAAACAAAGTTATCGACGCATAAAACTGAAGATGCTCAAGTAAAACCAGAAGTTCAAAAAAACAAACCAACGAATCAGAGTGCAAAATTGAGTGGAGATAGTCCACCCGTACAACCATCAAATAATTCTTCAAAACCCGAAACGAAAGTTACAGCTTCGCCAAAAGCTAATAAACGAAAATCTAGAGAATTGAAAGATTTGAAAGGAATATCCGCGACTCCAGACGGGGCAAGTAAACCTAAGAGAAATCGCGTCCAAACGCAACCTTATCAAAGTCCTTTGCCAGAAATTGCGTTGCTTGTCAAAAGTTTAAACAAGTCTCCTGCGACGAAAGCTGCGGATGACAAGCTAATAGTATTCTACAA aaatgaaTTCCTGGCTGTGAGAAACGCAGAAGGGAGTTTTTACGTTTGTCAAGCGatgcaaaatatttataaatcgagCAGGCGTATTCGCATACGTTGGTTATcgcaagataaaaataatggtgAAATTTATTCTCCAGATTTTTACGACTTTATAG atttcgATTGTATATTAACGAAcctaaatttgaataaaatcgataaaaataaatttcaattaacgaAGATAGAGTTATTACGtacagaaaatatattaaaacgagCGATCGATGTGGAGGCCGGAGTGTCTGAAAAGCCTAGAGTAACGGAAGAACATCCAGATGGAC TCGATTTGTCTCTTTACAAAGATGAGTCACAattgaagagaagaagaggtcACGGCCCGTACAAGCAGAAACAAGGCcaacgaaaaaaatcgaaacgttCGGCAAGTTCCTCCGAAGACGAAGGATCCGAGGACGAGTCGAAGGATGAAAAGAAGTCGTCGAAAACGGGACGTTCTAAAAAGGGATCGGTAAACAAAGCGTTAGCGATCGCAAAATCGGTTGCAAAAGGATCGAGCAGAGCGGAAAGGGCATTAAATAGAAGCACAAAATCTGGGAACAGTACGGGTAGCGAGTCCGCCGGTGGCACTGCTGCAGccactgctactgctactgctactgcagCAGCAGTACCCGTAAATAGCGCCGCTACGCCGACGACTCCCATTGATTCAGCTAAAAATAATGGTGCAGACCCTAAAAAGATCGATGCGAAGAAAACCacgaagcagcagcagcagcaacaacaacagcaacaacagcagcagcaacaacagcagcagcagcaacaacaacagagCAACAACAACACGAGTGGTGTACCAAGGACGAAGCTTCGTG
- the LOC122631222 gene encoding mediator of RNA polymerase II transcription subunit 29 isoform X1 encodes MVKMNIPPIQQPGTMAVNQMNQSVNPQIPQNQQQAQQAQQQQAQQQQQQQQQQAQEKLDNISKVKSLVGPLRDSLAIALKTAAQTLHQNSLVDVGSLKGIDQPDHRFNKNMEEFYSICDQIELHLKTSIECLSQNSSSVRYLPMSVIPTRTDTVGAQEGPALTYPQFLMTVRSQVAYAKEIHDTLVSAAHTIAPGE; translated from the exons atg GTCAAAATGAATATACCACCGATTCAACAACCTGGAACAATGGCAGTAAATCAGATGAATCAATCGGTAAATCCTCAAATACCTCAGAATCAACAGCAAGCTCAGCAGGCGCAACAACAGCAAgcgcagcaacagcagcagcaacaacagcaacaagcGCAGGAAAAATTggataatatttctaaagtaAAATCTTTAGTCGGACCGTTGAGGGATTCTTTAGCTATAGCCCTTAAGACTGCAGCTCAGACGTTGCATCAAAACAGTTTGGTAGATGTCGGATCTTTGAAAGGCATAGATCAACCAGATCAtcgattcaataaaaatatggaggaattttattctatatgcGATCAAATTGAATTACATTTGAAAACATCTATAGAATGTTTATCACAAAACTCTAGTTCCGTTAGATATCTACCGATGTCCGTTATACCAACGCGCACCGATACAGTAGGAGCTCAAGAAGGACCAGCTTTAACATATCCGCAATTTTTAATGACGGTGCGCTCGCAAGTGGCGTACGCCAAAGAGATACACGATACTTTGGTTTCTGCTGCACATACGATTGCACCAGGGGAATGA
- the LOC122631222 gene encoding mediator of RNA polymerase II transcription subunit 29 isoform X2 translates to MNIPPIQQPGTMAVNQMNQSVNPQIPQNQQQAQQAQQQQAQQQQQQQQQQAQEKLDNISKVKSLVGPLRDSLAIALKTAAQTLHQNSLVDVGSLKGIDQPDHRFNKNMEEFYSICDQIELHLKTSIECLSQNSSSVRYLPMSVIPTRTDTVGAQEGPALTYPQFLMTVRSQVAYAKEIHDTLVSAAHTIAPGE, encoded by the coding sequence ATGAATATACCACCGATTCAACAACCTGGAACAATGGCAGTAAATCAGATGAATCAATCGGTAAATCCTCAAATACCTCAGAATCAACAGCAAGCTCAGCAGGCGCAACAACAGCAAgcgcagcaacagcagcagcaacaacagcaacaagcGCAGGAAAAATTggataatatttctaaagtaAAATCTTTAGTCGGACCGTTGAGGGATTCTTTAGCTATAGCCCTTAAGACTGCAGCTCAGACGTTGCATCAAAACAGTTTGGTAGATGTCGGATCTTTGAAAGGCATAGATCAACCAGATCAtcgattcaataaaaatatggaggaattttattctatatgcGATCAAATTGAATTACATTTGAAAACATCTATAGAATGTTTATCACAAAACTCTAGTTCCGTTAGATATCTACCGATGTCCGTTATACCAACGCGCACCGATACAGTAGGAGCTCAAGAAGGACCAGCTTTAACATATCCGCAATTTTTAATGACGGTGCGCTCGCAAGTGGCGTACGCCAAAGAGATACACGATACTTTGGTTTCTGCTGCACATACGATTGCACCAGGGGAATGA